The Echinicola rosea genome has a segment encoding these proteins:
- a CDS encoding energy transducer TonB, protein MNKKLLLLLFVVLGNNLFAQDFVPLQDFIPLNKYKIEIKDLDKYSAYYFEQILMDTISEKHSIIYDTLYNIDSEYIIFFSANSKPSERITITYNDSGDTTRLVYTDCINQITTYRYYDQGQKFAEYEYKSHTEISGWVVDEKGEKSTSDVDYYRPRLRVSFKDHAQFLDRNLRFPKDCRRKGIEGNVYLSLKIDSEGKLIGVDVMNPEDVDLSLQHEAVRVMSRYPWDFIPAQDRSGNPVESELKQPINFRL, encoded by the coding sequence ATGAATAAGAAATTGCTACTATTACTTTTTGTTGTTTTGGGAAATAATCTTTTTGCTCAGGACTTCGTCCCATTACAGGATTTTATTCCCTTGAATAAATACAAAATTGAAATCAAGGATTTGGATAAGTACAGCGCTTATTATTTTGAACAAATTTTAATGGATACTATAAGCGAAAAGCATTCAATTATATATGACACTTTATATAATATTGATTCCGAGTATATCATCTTTTTTTCAGCCAATAGTAAACCCAGTGAGCGTATCACCATAACCTATAATGATAGTGGCGATACAACCAGGCTGGTATATACAGATTGTATTAACCAAATAACAACATATCGCTACTATGACCAAGGCCAAAAGTTTGCTGAATATGAGTATAAGAGCCATACTGAAATTTCTGGCTGGGTGGTGGATGAAAAAGGGGAAAAATCAACATCAGATGTCGATTATTACCGCCCTAGGTTACGTGTCTCTTTTAAGGATCATGCGCAGTTTTTGGATAGGAACCTCAGGTTTCCAAAAGACTGTCGCCGAAAAGGGATCGAAGGAAATGTTTACTTGAGCCTCAAGATAGATTCCGAAGGAAAATTGATTGGAGTTGATGTGATGAACCCTGAGGATGTTGATTTGAGCCTACAGCATGAGGCCGTTAGGGTAATGTCGCGGTACCCTTGGGATTTTATACCCGCTCAGGACAGGTCAGGAAACCCCGTTGAAAGCGAGTTAAAACAGCCAATTAATTTTAGGCTTTAA
- a CDS encoding S41 family peptidase has translation MLTKLSKLLGAALLVPFASWAQVDAKIAQYPDVSDSHITFSYGGDIWVVAKSGGLANRLTTSKGTESFPKFSPDGSKVAFSGVYNGNTDVYVMPTQGGVPARLTYHGMSDRMVDWYGDGEHLLFASSRESEKQRYNQFYKVSVDGGLPEKLPVPYGEFGMISPDGRKIAYTPKSRAFRTWKRYKGGMATDIYTFDLASNASENISNSIFNDEFPMWTEDKIYFLSDRGSHQRNNIYSYDLTSKEIEQITDFSDFDVLFPSIGDEEIVFTAGGEIYLLNLSSGEYLPVSIQVSSDVASLMPRKEKVNDYIQNVWPSYDGNRAVFEARGELFSVPAKDGPVINLTQSSGVAERYPSWSPDGRYVAYWSDRSGEYELTVKDLKNGGEEKELSAYGAGYRYQLFWSPDSKKLAFVDKAMDIYVYDKEKDKTTHVDKQLSLFQYGLDNFSVSWSPDSRYMAFEKNLTNQHNAIAIFDTEETKLHQVTSGFYSDNSPVFGPEGKYLYCLTNRDFDPVYSDFEGTWVYANATQLAAIPLTKDTVSPLAPKNDSTSVKADEKSDKKKDKDKKKDTAEEEEKEADKAIKIDWDGLERRMVVLPPAAGNYSSLGAVKGKVLYLKHPVTGAESHQSELAYYDLEERESKTVMGNVSGYRLTANGEKALVVSQGAFGMIAIGEGKKLADKMPTDRMEMTLVPKEEWRQIFNDAWRLERDFFYDPNMHGVDWEAMRDHYGRLIDHAITREDVNYIIGELIGEISASHTYRGGGDTESASSKAVGYLGIDWGVKDDAYYVKKIIRGAPWDNEARSPLDEAGVDISEGDFILAVNGVPLDMEKSPWAAFEDLAGETVELTVNDQASRDGAKKVMVTTMGTETRLRNLAWIESNRKRVEEATDGKIGYIYVPSTGYDGQQELARMFYAQFDKKGLVIDERFNNGGQIPDRFIELLNREPLAFWAVRDGETWQWPQVANFGPKVMLINGWSGSGGDAFPDYFRKAGLGPLIGTRTWGGLIGISGAPSLIDGGSVTVPTFRMFDPSGEWFKEGHGVDPDIEVEEDPTALANGKDPQLEKAIEETLRLLKEHPPVKPNVPEYEVK, from the coding sequence ATGTTGACAAAACTTAGCAAATTACTTGGTGCTGCACTGCTGGTACCATTTGCCAGTTGGGCGCAGGTGGATGCCAAGATCGCGCAGTACCCCGATGTATCTGATTCGCATATCACTTTCAGCTATGGCGGTGATATTTGGGTTGTGGCCAAATCGGGTGGCTTGGCCAATCGGCTGACGACCTCAAAAGGGACAGAGTCCTTCCCCAAGTTTTCACCTGATGGCAGTAAGGTAGCCTTCAGTGGGGTCTATAACGGCAACACAGATGTCTATGTGATGCCCACCCAAGGTGGTGTTCCTGCACGATTGACCTACCACGGCATGAGTGATCGGATGGTGGACTGGTATGGTGACGGCGAGCACCTGCTTTTTGCCTCTTCCCGAGAAAGCGAAAAGCAGCGCTACAACCAATTCTATAAAGTGTCTGTGGACGGTGGACTGCCCGAGAAGCTCCCAGTTCCCTATGGGGAGTTTGGGATGATCTCCCCTGATGGCAGAAAGATCGCCTACACGCCCAAAAGCAGGGCATTTAGGACCTGGAAACGCTATAAAGGCGGTATGGCGACGGATATTTATACCTTTGATCTGGCTAGCAATGCTTCGGAGAATATAAGCAATAGCATCTTTAATGACGAATTTCCCATGTGGACGGAGGACAAGATCTATTTTTTGTCCGATCGCGGATCCCATCAGCGAAACAATATTTACAGCTATGACTTGACCAGCAAGGAAATTGAGCAAATCACCGATTTTAGTGATTTCGATGTGCTATTCCCAAGTATTGGAGATGAGGAAATTGTCTTTACGGCAGGCGGGGAAATTTACCTGCTGAACCTTTCTTCTGGAGAATATTTGCCAGTAAGCATACAGGTGAGCAGTGATGTGGCTTCCCTTATGCCCCGTAAGGAAAAAGTAAACGATTACATCCAAAATGTGTGGCCCAGCTATGACGGTAACCGAGCGGTGTTCGAAGCTAGAGGAGAGCTCTTCTCAGTTCCTGCCAAGGATGGTCCAGTGATCAATCTCACACAGTCTTCCGGAGTGGCGGAGCGCTATCCTTCTTGGTCACCTGACGGCCGCTACGTGGCATACTGGAGTGATCGCTCAGGCGAATATGAGTTGACAGTCAAAGACCTGAAAAACGGCGGTGAGGAAAAGGAACTCAGTGCTTACGGGGCTGGTTACCGTTATCAGCTATTTTGGTCTCCGGACAGCAAAAAGCTGGCTTTCGTGGACAAGGCGATGGACATTTATGTTTATGACAAGGAAAAAGACAAGACCACTCATGTGGACAAGCAGCTATCCCTGTTTCAATATGGCTTGGATAATTTTTCCGTTTCCTGGTCGCCCGATAGTCGCTACATGGCCTTCGAAAAGAACCTGACCAATCAGCACAATGCCATTGCGATTTTTGATACTGAAGAGACCAAGCTCCATCAGGTGACCTCGGGCTTTTACAGTGACAATAGTCCTGTTTTTGGGCCAGAGGGGAAGTATCTGTATTGTCTGACCAATAGGGACTTTGATCCCGTGTACAGTGACTTTGAGGGCACTTGGGTCTATGCCAATGCCACCCAGTTGGCGGCCATTCCCCTTACCAAGGACACCGTCAGTCCGCTAGCTCCAAAGAATGACAGCACATCGGTAAAAGCCGATGAAAAATCCGATAAAAAGAAAGACAAGGATAAAAAGAAAGATACTGCCGAAGAAGAGGAAAAAGAGGCCGATAAGGCCATTAAAATCGATTGGGACGGTTTGGAGCGACGAATGGTGGTTTTACCACCAGCAGCAGGGAATTATAGCAGCCTAGGTGCCGTGAAAGGCAAAGTCCTGTACCTCAAGCATCCTGTCACCGGTGCTGAATCCCACCAATCCGAACTGGCTTATTATGACTTAGAGGAGCGCGAATCCAAGACTGTGATGGGCAATGTCAGCGGTTATCGGTTGACGGCCAATGGTGAAAAAGCACTGGTGGTTTCCCAAGGTGCCTTTGGTATGATCGCCATCGGAGAGGGCAAGAAACTAGCGGACAAAATGCCCACTGACAGGATGGAGATGACCCTTGTGCCCAAAGAAGAATGGCGGCAGATTTTTAACGATGCCTGGCGTTTAGAAAGGGACTTCTTCTATGATCCCAATATGCACGGTGTGGACTGGGAGGCCATGCGGGACCATTATGGCAGATTAATCGATCATGCCATCACCCGGGAAGATGTCAACTACATCATCGGGGAGCTGATCGGGGAGATCAGTGCCTCTCACACCTACCGTGGCGGTGGAGATACAGAAAGTGCTTCCAGCAAGGCAGTGGGCTATTTGGGCATTGATTGGGGAGTGAAAGATGATGCCTATTACGTGAAGAAAATTATCCGTGGAGCCCCATGGGACAATGAGGCCAGATCACCACTCGATGAAGCTGGTGTGGATATCAGTGAAGGAGACTTTATCCTAGCGGTAAATGGTGTCCCATTGGATATGGAAAAGTCCCCTTGGGCAGCTTTTGAGGACTTGGCAGGTGAGACCGTGGAGCTTACGGTAAATGATCAGGCATCAAGGGATGGTGCCAAAAAAGTGATGGTCACCACTATGGGGACAGAAACCCGTTTGCGAAACCTCGCATGGATCGAATCCAATAGGAAGCGTGTAGAAGAAGCTACGGATGGCAAAATTGGGTATATCTATGTGCCAAGCACAGGCTATGACGGTCAACAAGAGCTGGCCAGGATGTTTTATGCGCAATTTGACAAAAAAGGGCTGGTCATCGATGAGCGCTTCAACAACGGCGGCCAGATTCCAGACCGGTTTATCGAATTGCTGAACAGAGAGCCATTGGCTTTTTGGGCTGTCAGGGATGGAGAGACTTGGCAATGGCCACAAGTCGCTAATTTTGGTCCGAAGGTAATGCTGATCAATGGCTGGAGTGGCTCAGGTGGTGATGCATTTCCGGATTATTTCCGTAAGGCAGGCCTTGGCCCACTGATCGGTACCAGGACTTGGGGAGGCCTGATCGGTATTTCTGGCGCACCTTCCTTGATCGATGGCGGTTCGGTGACAGTACCTACTTTTAGGATGTTTGATCCGAGTGGTGAGTGGTTTAAGGAAGGGCATGGTGTAGATCCCGATATTGAAGTGGAGGAAGATCCGACAGCCTTGGCCAATGGAAAGGATCCACAATTGGAGAAAGCTATTGAAGAGACCTTAAGGCTGTTAAAGGAACATCCTCCGGTCAAGCCAAACGTACCGGAATATGAAGTGAAATAA
- a CDS encoding YqaE/Pmp3 family membrane protein, which translates to MTNLIRIILAVILPPLGVFFTVGLGKSFWINILLTLLGFIPGIIHAVWIIAKQSEQ; encoded by the coding sequence ATGACAAATCTTATTCGCATTATATTGGCAGTGATATTACCTCCTTTAGGGGTTTTTTTTACCGTGGGATTGGGCAAATCCTTTTGGATCAATATCCTGCTGACGCTTTTAGGGTTTATCCCTGGGATAATCCATGCCGTATGGATCATTGCCAAGCAGAGTGAACAATAA
- a CDS encoding ion transporter — protein sequence MKLTRKRLAHIVFESDDAASKRFDVVLLVAILGSVTIAILDSVQALHNAYGTVFYLLEWSFTVLFTIEYLLRVWLSRRTAGYVFSFYGIVDLLAILPTYLSLVVANSHFLAVVRALRFLRVLRVLKLGRYLREAQVLTDALYNSRLKIQVFLGSVVTIVLVMGTVMFFIEGPESGFTSIPTAMYWAIVTLTTVGYGDISPATPLGQLMASLIMLLGYAIIAVPTGIVTSEISASAKREKQGDRACHTCHAMGHDKDAYHCKYCGTRL from the coding sequence ATGAAATTGACAAGGAAAAGGCTTGCCCATATCGTTTTTGAGTCTGACGATGCTGCTTCGAAGCGCTTTGATGTGGTGCTTTTGGTTGCGATTTTAGGCAGTGTGACGATTGCAATTTTAGATTCTGTTCAAGCACTGCACAATGCATATGGGACGGTATTTTATCTCCTAGAGTGGAGTTTTACGGTGCTTTTTACTATCGAATATCTGCTGCGGGTATGGCTGAGCAGACGTACTGCAGGCTATGTTTTTAGCTTTTACGGAATAGTGGATTTACTGGCGATCTTGCCCACTTACCTTAGCTTGGTCGTGGCCAATAGCCATTTTTTGGCAGTGGTCAGGGCCTTACGGTTTTTGAGAGTGCTCAGGGTGCTTAAGCTAGGGCGTTACTTGCGGGAGGCACAGGTACTGACGGATGCGTTGTACAACAGCCGTTTGAAAATCCAGGTTTTCTTAGGATCTGTCGTTACCATTGTTTTGGTAATGGGTACCGTCATGTTTTTTATCGAAGGGCCGGAGAGTGGATTTACCAGCATCCCCACAGCGATGTACTGGGCCATTGTCACCTTGACCACGGTAGGCTATGGCGATATCTCTCCTGCCACACCCTTGGGACAATTGATGGCCTCGCTGATCATGCTGCTGGGCTATGCGATCATTGCGGTTCCGACAGGAATAGTCACTTCGGAGATATCGGCTTCTGCAAAGCGGGAAAAGCAAGGCGATCGGGCCTGCCATACCTGCCATGCCATGGGGCATGATAAAGATGCCTATCACTGTAAATACTGTGGTACAAGGCTCTAA
- a CDS encoding hemolysin family protein, whose translation MVLLILYLTLAIGVSFLCSTLEAALLSITPSYIATQQEKGKAYATQLMRLKENINQPLAAILSFNTIAHTVGAAGVGAQAVEVFGQQYFGYISAGLTIAILVLSEIIPKSIGANYWKQLAPFIGGILKVMIYGLYPLVKVSEYLTQFFKSEEQHTTSREELAAMATIATKEGVFKEDESKIIQNLIRFRSILVTNVMTPRTVTVAMEENETVKDFYAKSDSRRFSRFPIYSKTIDDITGYIMKHDVLAELAEDHFGKKLVELKREITIVYEHYPIPSVLETMLNKREHIALVVDKYGGMSGIVTMEDILETLLGMEIQDESDEEKDMQVLARSKWEERAKKMGIIFDTPGENID comes from the coding sequence ATGGTTTTACTGATCCTTTACCTGACGCTGGCGATAGGGGTGTCTTTTTTATGTTCCACGCTGGAAGCAGCATTACTAAGTATTACACCTTCGTACATTGCTACACAGCAGGAAAAGGGAAAAGCATATGCCACGCAGTTGATGCGGCTAAAAGAAAATATCAACCAGCCCTTGGCGGCTATTTTGTCCTTTAACACCATCGCACATACCGTAGGTGCTGCAGGTGTAGGGGCACAGGCGGTAGAGGTGTTTGGCCAGCAGTATTTTGGCTATATTTCTGCAGGATTGACCATTGCCATTTTGGTGTTATCTGAGATTATTCCCAAATCCATCGGCGCTAATTACTGGAAACAACTGGCGCCGTTTATTGGGGGAATCCTTAAGGTGATGATCTATGGGTTATATCCGTTGGTGAAGGTTTCGGAGTATTTGACGCAGTTTTTCAAATCCGAGGAACAGCATACCACCAGCCGTGAGGAATTGGCAGCCATGGCGACCATCGCCACCAAGGAAGGTGTCTTTAAGGAAGATGAGTCAAAGATCATCCAGAACCTGATCCGGTTTAGATCTATATTGGTGACCAATGTGATGACTCCCAGAACGGTCACGGTGGCCATGGAAGAAAATGAAACGGTAAAGGATTTTTATGCAAAGTCAGATTCGAGGAGATTTTCGAGATTTCCGATTTATAGCAAAACTATTGATGACATCACGGGTTATATCATGAAGCATGATGTGCTGGCAGAACTTGCAGAAGACCATTTTGGCAAAAAGCTTGTGGAGCTAAAGCGCGAGATTACCATCGTATATGAACATTACCCTATACCGTCGGTTTTGGAAACCATGCTGAACAAGCGGGAGCACATCGCCCTTGTCGTGGATAAATATGGAGGGATGTCAGGTATAGTAACCATGGAGGACATTCTGGAAACGCTGCTGGGAATGGAGATTCAGGACGAGAGCGATGAGGAGAAGGACATGCAGGTTTTGGCACGGAGCAAATGGGAAGAAAGGGCAAAAAAAATGGGGATTATCTTCGATACTCCTGGGGAGAACATCGATTAA
- a CDS encoding AI-2E family transporter, which yields MEKQYPSSIILAAKLIVLFLTVAIAYFLKSVLVPLMFALVIAIMLFPLCNFLERIKLPRAAASIISVIVATLVLSGLLYFIVHQVIVIGKDGQDIANNFGDIYDKIQSWLESTFGLQPGELIQRIRKEGQESLSGVGKYLTSVFSSAGGTLANGVLVPLYTFFFLYYRDFFKDFLIQAIKGASASKVMNTINKIYHVIQSYLLGLVMVMGIIAVLNTVGLLVMGLEYAWFFGTLAAILILIPYIGVAIGSLVPALFALATMDSPWYALGVIGWFQVVQFLEGNFITPNIVGGKVSLNPLVAIISLLLGGMLFGLGGLILAIPMVAVMKIIFEMTDATKPFSFLIGEPANDHLKRGSYGKLLDKHHLNEEEDDSSSI from the coding sequence ATGGAAAAGCAATATCCCAGTAGCATCATACTGGCAGCAAAACTAATCGTCCTGTTTCTGACAGTGGCCATCGCCTACTTTTTGAAAAGTGTGTTGGTTCCATTGATGTTTGCATTGGTGATCGCTATTATGTTGTTCCCATTATGTAACTTTCTGGAGCGAATAAAACTGCCCAGGGCTGCAGCATCCATCATCTCGGTCATTGTAGCTACCTTGGTCCTTTCTGGCTTGCTGTATTTTATTGTTCACCAAGTTATCGTTATTGGTAAGGACGGACAGGATATTGCCAATAATTTTGGTGACATTTATGATAAAATCCAAAGTTGGTTGGAGTCAACCTTTGGGCTTCAGCCGGGAGAGCTTATCCAACGGATTCGCAAAGAGGGGCAAGAGTCCCTTTCTGGAGTTGGGAAATACCTGACATCTGTTTTCAGTTCAGCTGGAGGAACCCTGGCCAATGGTGTTTTGGTGCCACTTTATACGTTCTTTTTCTTGTATTACAGGGATTTTTTCAAAGATTTTCTGATACAGGCTATCAAAGGTGCTTCTGCAAGCAAGGTGATGAATACGATCAATAAAATCTATCATGTCATCCAAAGTTACTTGTTGGGGTTAGTGATGGTCATGGGCATCATTGCGGTGCTCAATACAGTGGGGCTGTTGGTGATGGGGCTTGAATACGCCTGGTTTTTTGGGACCTTGGCGGCGATCTTGATCTTGATTCCGTACATTGGGGTGGCGATCGGTTCGTTGGTTCCGGCATTATTTGCCTTGGCCACAATGGATAGCCCTTGGTATGCACTGGGCGTCATTGGTTGGTTTCAGGTGGTACAGTTTCTGGAAGGGAATTTCATCACGCCAAATATCGTAGGGGGAAAGGTCAGCTTGAACCCATTGGTAGCGATTATATCGTTGTTGTTGGGAGGAATGCTATTTGGCCTGGGAGGCTTGATCCTTGCCATTCCAATGGTGGCCGTGATGAAGATTATCTTTGAAATGACCGATGCCACGAAGCCTTTTAGTTTCCTGATTGGAGAGCCTGCAAATGATCATTTGAAGAGAGGTTCCTATGGCAAGTTGCTCGACAAGCATCACCTTAACGAAGAAGAAGACGATTCATCTTCTATTTAA
- a CDS encoding TonB-dependent receptor, with protein sequence MKKIFVAFTFLVFAAIPQLALAQQGTIRGNIIDEGLGEPLIGVSVLVKETQTGAVTDLDGAFEIKLAPGTYSLVASFISFNKVEISGVEVKPGEVTLLSDIKMGEATEELESVVVSAKAIRTTEAALMTVKRNAANVIDGISASTFRKIGDSDAASAIKRVTGVSIEGGKYVYIRGLGDRYTKTVLNGVDIPGLDPDRNSIQMDIFPTNVVDNIIVSKSFTSNLPADFTGGVVDIETKDFPEEKTFKVSISGGYNPSMHFNSNYLRVNGSGTDFLGFDNGYRDIPTGGSTDIPQYAQVVGNPDGPRGQEYQRILRDFNPTMGGYRDRSLMDMSLGLSYGNQVAVGNDNKLGYNLALTYSNETTFFQDAEYNLFGKPSDAGEYELTPLETQIGDYGVNNVLLGGMAGVAYKTGLSKFKLNLLRLQNGESKVGQFDFESTNVGTVYGANQYNIEYSERSLTNILLSGEHKLGPTNDWELNWKVSPTRSVINDPDVRILRFRDTNNSISTEVGLPERIWRNLEEDNVVGKVDVIKNYTFRDSPAKFGFGTSYTYKQRDFLIQSFQFPMGDNNNTDPFNGDPNDVFTEDRLFSADHVNGIRYDPLFLPNNPNEYNASINNLGVYVNTEITPWEKLKAIIGVRMEKYQQYYTGKNQTATIVYDNEKVLDDTDFFPTLNLIYDLGEIQNLRFSYSRTIARPSFKEMSYAEILDPISGRTFVGGLFEERTNGGADVLWDGNLQSTRVHNLDARWEMFPKRGEIFSASLFHKRFADPIEMVQFLSDPGSFQPRNVGDGQVTGVELEVRKSLDIITPAAENFFFNANLTFTQSSIQMSESELRSRELSAREGEEISSTRDMAGQAPYIINTGLAYENWESGWEAGVYYNVQGSTLSYIGFANRTDTYTVPFHSLNLNINKSFGADDRFQTGLKVTNLLNDKKEEVFRSYNAADQIFTSLSPGTEISIKLGYTF encoded by the coding sequence ATGAAAAAGATCTTTGTAGCCTTTACCTTCTTGGTATTTGCTGCTATCCCTCAACTCGCTTTGGCCCAGCAGGGAACCATTCGAGGAAACATTATTGACGAAGGTTTAGGAGAACCTTTGATCGGGGTTTCTGTGTTGGTTAAAGAAACACAGACCGGTGCTGTTACGGACCTGGACGGAGCTTTTGAAATCAAGCTTGCGCCCGGAACTTATTCGCTTGTAGCGTCTTTCATTTCTTTTAACAAAGTAGAAATCAGTGGTGTAGAGGTAAAGCCTGGTGAGGTCACACTATTAAGTGACATCAAAATGGGGGAGGCTACTGAAGAATTGGAGTCTGTAGTGGTATCTGCCAAAGCGATCAGGACCACTGAGGCAGCCTTGATGACCGTAAAGCGAAATGCTGCCAATGTGATTGACGGTATTTCTGCTTCCACTTTCAGAAAAATCGGGGACAGCGACGCTGCTTCTGCCATCAAAAGGGTGACGGGAGTTTCCATCGAGGGTGGAAAATATGTTTACATTCGTGGTCTGGGCGATCGCTATACCAAAACCGTTTTGAACGGTGTGGATATTCCTGGGCTGGATCCTGACCGAAACTCTATCCAAATGGACATTTTCCCCACTAACGTGGTGGATAATATTATTGTATCCAAGTCATTTACCAGTAACCTGCCGGCAGACTTTACCGGAGGTGTTGTGGATATCGAAACGAAGGATTTTCCAGAAGAAAAAACATTCAAAGTAAGCATTAGTGGAGGTTACAATCCTTCCATGCACTTTAACAGTAACTACCTTCGTGTGAATGGTAGTGGTACAGATTTTTTAGGCTTTGATAATGGTTACCGTGATATTCCTACGGGAGGTAGTACAGATATACCCCAGTACGCTCAGGTGGTCGGCAATCCTGATGGCCCCAGAGGACAAGAATACCAAAGGATACTAAGGGACTTCAATCCCACCATGGGCGGTTATCGTGATCGCAGCTTGATGGACATGAGTCTAGGGCTATCTTATGGTAACCAAGTGGCCGTAGGGAATGATAATAAATTAGGCTATAACTTAGCATTGACCTATAGCAATGAAACTACCTTTTTCCAAGATGCAGAGTATAATTTGTTTGGTAAGCCAAGTGATGCCGGCGAATATGAGTTGACTCCACTAGAAACCCAGATTGGTGATTATGGAGTAAACAATGTCCTTCTGGGTGGAATGGCTGGCGTGGCCTACAAAACAGGTCTTTCCAAATTCAAATTGAATCTCCTTCGCCTGCAAAATGGCGAGTCCAAAGTGGGACAGTTTGATTTTGAGAGTACCAATGTAGGAACCGTTTACGGGGCTAATCAGTACAATATCGAATACAGTGAGCGTTCGTTGACCAATATCCTGTTAAGTGGTGAACATAAGTTGGGTCCAACAAATGATTGGGAGTTAAACTGGAAGGTTTCGCCAACTAGATCGGTAATCAATGATCCGGATGTAAGAATTCTTCGGTTCAGGGATACCAATAACTCTATCTCCACTGAGGTGGGACTTCCCGAGCGGATATGGAGAAATCTGGAGGAGGACAATGTAGTAGGAAAAGTAGATGTCATTAAGAACTACACGTTTAGGGATAGCCCTGCCAAGTTTGGTTTCGGAACCAGCTATACCTACAAGCAACGGGATTTCTTGATCCAGAGCTTTCAGTTTCCCATGGGCGATAACAACAATACTGATCCATTTAACGGGGATCCCAATGATGTGTTTACTGAAGACAGGTTGTTTTCGGCTGATCACGTGAACGGTATCCGGTATGATCCTTTGTTTTTGCCCAATAACCCGAATGAATACAATGCCAGCATCAATAACCTTGGTGTGTATGTAAATACGGAGATTACTCCTTGGGAAAAGCTTAAGGCGATCATCGGCGTTCGTATGGAAAAATATCAACAGTATTACACTGGTAAAAACCAGACGGCTACCATCGTTTACGATAATGAAAAGGTACTTGATGATACTGATTTCTTCCCTACCCTTAACTTGATCTATGACCTGGGAGAAATCCAAAACCTACGTTTTTCATATTCCAGAACTATCGCAAGGCCTTCATTTAAAGAGATGTCATATGCAGAAATTTTGGATCCGATTTCGGGAAGAACATTTGTAGGGGGCTTATTTGAAGAGCGGACAAATGGCGGTGCAGATGTGCTTTGGGATGGTAACCTACAGTCCACTCGAGTTCATAACTTGGACGCTCGCTGGGAAATGTTCCCTAAGCGGGGTGAGATATTTTCAGCCAGTCTTTTCCATAAAAGATTTGCCGATCCGATCGAAATGGTTCAGTTCCTTTCTGACCCTGGATCCTTCCAGCCTAGAAATGTAGGTGATGGGCAAGTGACAGGGGTAGAGTTGGAAGTGAGAAAGTCACTTGATATCATCACTCCGGCTGCAGAAAATTTCTTCTTTAATGCCAACCTTACCTTTACCCAATCCAGCATTCAGATGTCCGAATCTGAGTTACGGTCCAGAGAGCTTTCCGCAAGGGAAGGAGAAGAAATCTCTTCCACACGGGATATGGCCGGTCAAGCACCCTATATCATCAACACCGGGTTGGCCTACGAAAACTGGGAATCCGGATGGGAAGCTGGCGTTTACTATAACGTGCAGGGAAGCACTTTGTCTTATATAGGCTTTGCCAATAGAACGGACACTTACACGGTGCCTTTCCACAGCTTGAACCTGAACATCAACAAGTCATTTGGCGCAGATGACCGGTTCCAGACCGGCTTGAAGGTGACCAACTTGCTGAATGATAAAAAAGAAGAAGTGTTCCGCTCTTACAATGCTGCTGACCAAATCTTCACCAGCCTTTCTCCAGGTACGGAAATCAGCATCAAACTGGGCTACACTTTCTGA